atggggcaagtaaaagaaaagaaacacttcAATTGATGAACCAGGTGTATAAAAGTAATGGTGATCAAAACTGATGAAGTGAtgaatgaacacaaaaaaaggtaaaagcacaaggggaaaaaagagggtAGTTATACGCACATGGCGTAGGTGCAGGGCTaccgaaaaaaaaaataaaataaaattgccagGAGGAATAAGGTTACACCTGCACACTTAACACCATGCCACAAAGGTTTATTTAAGACATCCTGCTTGGATGTTTGCAGGTCAAATGATTATTTGGTCATTTGACCCAACGAAGATCCAAGCAGGATCGAAATGTTAAactgtggcatggagtaagtgtgcaggcgtaGCCTTTTTCCTTATGATAAGCACAAGGGCACATACACAGATGGCCTGTGTTggataaaaatttaaaaattcattgaaattaacaaattttattttcagtgataGAACAGCTACAACACAGTGTATCTGAGAGTCAGAATGCTCCGTCCATGTAGTATGCAGGGCTCGAGTACAGCAGATAGGGGTTGAGTTTATGCTCTGCTGAGGCAAAGCTGCTGTTCTCGTGGGCCTGGCGGCGGTAGTACCTGCGGAGGGCGGGACTGCCGGGGTGGCACTGCCTCACATGCAGGAAGTACTCATCAGGACGGCTTGATGTGTACCCACAATCCTCACACACAAAGATCTTGGAGCGTCTCTGGCGGTAGGCGTACTGCTGGTGAACGCCGTGGATCTTCCTCATGTGGGACTCCAGAGAGCAGCGCTGTGTGAAGGCTTTCTCACACAGCTCACACTTG
Above is a window of Plectropomus leopardus isolate mb unplaced genomic scaffold, YSFRI_Pleo_2.0 unplaced_scaffold4748, whole genome shotgun sequence DNA encoding:
- the LOC121939398 gene encoding transcription factor Ovo-like 2 — its product is IRPYKCELCEKAFTQRCSLESHMRKIHGVHQQYAYRQRRSKIFVCEDCGYTSSRPDEYFLHVRQCHPGSPALRRYYRRQAHENSSFASAEHKLNPYLLYSSPAYYMDGAF